A stretch of the Ensifer sp. PDNC004 genome encodes the following:
- a CDS encoding helix-turn-helix domain-containing protein codes for MMWVQAESYTSAADMERQYAARRARLMGKPAQEARPGPVERPEPAIVLVYRDQNPKDAHVRAWEYWKAEMGSPCRAYIKRRCDELGVAYEAVIGPSRIQKFVDARQLLMWEIKTIVKPSISWPELGRLFGGRDHTTAFHAVHKVEASQGERRGTDWLERKARSAKATHERRKARGA; via the coding sequence ATGATGTGGGTACAAGCCGAATCCTATACCAGCGCCGCCGATATGGAGCGGCAGTATGCAGCCCGGCGCGCGAGGCTGATGGGCAAGCCGGCGCAAGAGGCCCGCCCCGGGCCGGTAGAGCGCCCCGAACCAGCCATCGTCCTCGTCTATCGAGACCAGAACCCCAAGGATGCCCATGTCCGCGCATGGGAATACTGGAAGGCCGAGATGGGCAGCCCGTGCAGGGCCTACATCAAGCGCCGCTGCGATGAACTCGGCGTGGCATACGAAGCGGTGATCGGCCCGAGCCGCATTCAGAAGTTCGTCGATGCCCGGCAACTGCTGATGTGGGAGATCAAGACCATCGTCAAGCCGTCGATCTCCTGGCCAGAGCTTGGCCGGCTATTCGGCGGACGGGATCACACCACCGCATTTCACGCGGTCCACAAGGTCGAAGCCTCACAAGGTGAACGACGAGGCACAGACTGGCTCGAGCGCAAGGCGCGGTCCGCGAAGGCGACCCACGAGCGGCGGAAGGCGAGGGGCGCATGA
- a CDS encoding GNAT family N-acetyltransferase: MTLVWGGERAPEINAAVASFVAGGIPGCERGWENFTTLGLVDGDRLVAGVVFHNYNPEAGVIELSAAATSRRWLTRPMLKAMFRYPFDQVGCQMVVLRVSERNTVMVGIAERFGFTAHRIPRLRGREEAEILFTFTDDDWRAHPVNRR; this comes from the coding sequence TTGACGCTGGTCTGGGGCGGCGAACGCGCGCCTGAGATCAACGCTGCCGTCGCGTCATTCGTTGCCGGTGGGATCCCCGGATGTGAACGCGGATGGGAGAATTTCACAACGCTCGGGCTGGTCGATGGTGACCGGCTCGTCGCTGGTGTCGTCTTCCACAACTACAATCCCGAGGCCGGCGTCATCGAGCTTTCGGCGGCCGCCACCAGCCGGCGCTGGCTGACGCGCCCTATGCTCAAGGCCATGTTCCGTTACCCGTTCGATCAGGTCGGCTGCCAGATGGTCGTGTTGCGGGTGTCTGAGCGCAACACTGTCATGGTCGGCATTGCCGAGCGCTTCGGCTTCACTGCTCACCGCATCCCGCGCCTGAGAGGCCGGGAAGAGGCGGAAATCCTGTTCACATTCACTGACGACGACTGGCGGGCGCATCCCGTCAACCGGAGATAA
- a CDS encoding DUF6362 family protein, translating to MSQSNALRFDDMICEEMARIADAVMIVRARFIEAADTMAHLDVRNLRPAAVRSFWPTIQDETVGGHAAGYDINGNRVRYTPSSAAISRAEEVMYGWLLDHVQDDERRILLGKWSMCMASPKQAGSFRQFCQKTGRSRSTAERRLNNEFQNVSSALIKNAKSLHEPNWSRVVPMVPNWAIDPSIVARRPPKNPTHMIADDGRPSSRDWASSAA from the coding sequence ATGAGCCAGAGCAACGCCTTGCGGTTTGATGACATGATCTGCGAAGAGATGGCGCGCATTGCCGACGCCGTCATGATTGTGCGAGCGCGCTTTATAGAGGCGGCCGACACCATGGCTCACCTAGACGTGCGCAACCTACGGCCGGCGGCTGTGCGATCGTTCTGGCCGACCATCCAAGACGAAACAGTCGGCGGCCATGCGGCAGGATATGACATCAACGGCAACCGGGTGCGCTACACACCATCGTCGGCCGCCATATCCAGGGCAGAGGAAGTCATGTACGGTTGGCTCCTCGATCATGTGCAGGATGACGAGCGCCGGATACTGCTCGGCAAGTGGTCGATGTGCATGGCTTCGCCGAAGCAAGCCGGATCATTCCGGCAGTTCTGCCAGAAAACAGGCCGGTCGCGTAGTACGGCAGAGCGCCGCTTGAATAATGAATTTCAAAACGTTTCCAGCGCGTTGATCAAAAACGCTAAATCGTTACATGAGCCGAACTGGTCGAGGGTGGTGCCAATGGTCCCGAACTGGGCTATTGATCCAAGTATAGTCGCGAGACGTCCACCCAAGAACCCAACGCACATGATCGCCGACGACGGCAGACCAAGTAGCAGGGATTGGGCGAGCAGCGCGGCATAG
- a CDS encoding phage portal protein — translation MAAMDKQQIAAQVSQLVKDCENYRDELSGDRIKAMQYYDGEMKDTPADPNRSKVVSRDVRAMIKKVLPSLIRTILGNDKVVEYEPVDQGDEAAAEQATDYINYVVFPESNGYDAVQDAAHDALKLRNGVIRWWFDKKRRVEVSTHTGLDEASLVQLVADDDIEVLEQDQYQETIDTPEGPKPVTFYTVKIRRATEYGCTKLAAVPLEEFMIHPDAMTIEDSPITGIKTKRRRSDLVAMGYDRDKIDSLSPTTDDLEEEAEEATRRRSPFDEQDSTAKALQEIDYYELYVRLDVDDDGIAELRRMVFAGGLAQTNMLFDEEWDDVPFADLITERRPHQREGNSVTDDMMEIQRIKTVLLRQTLDNLYWQNNQQPTVQEGVIQNPESVLNPKFGQPIRVSQGVDVRSAIAFNTVPFVAQQSFAMLGYLDEEATDRTGISDASSGMAPDALQNMTAKASSMIEAAGIGQTELMVRTFAQGLKRVFEGLLKLTIKHQDQPRTVRLRGKWVTFDPRHWNAGMDATVNTGLGAGTRERDMMMVTMIQQLQEKLLASLGPVNNPYVSPDNLYNSIAKTVEAAGLKSPDLYFTKPDPEQLRKRLEADANKPDPEMQKVQIQAQADMEKAKLDAETDRQKLAAQTQVDMAKIRMEGDLKRYQIDQEIALKRDQAMAQAMVGQRIPQTQIGGQPG, via the coding sequence ATGGCAGCGATGGATAAACAGCAGATCGCTGCCCAGGTCTCGCAGTTGGTCAAGGATTGCGAGAACTACCGGGACGAGCTTTCCGGCGACCGCATCAAGGCCATGCAGTATTACGATGGCGAGATGAAGGACACGCCGGCCGATCCGAACCGGTCGAAGGTCGTTTCGCGCGACGTCCGCGCCATGATCAAGAAGGTTCTGCCGTCGCTGATCCGGACCATTCTCGGCAACGACAAGGTTGTCGAGTATGAGCCTGTCGACCAGGGCGACGAGGCAGCCGCCGAGCAAGCGACGGACTATATCAACTACGTGGTCTTTCCGGAAAGCAACGGTTACGACGCTGTCCAGGACGCTGCGCACGACGCGCTGAAGCTGCGCAACGGCGTCATCCGCTGGTGGTTTGATAAGAAGCGCCGGGTGGAAGTCTCGACGCATACTGGGCTTGATGAGGCGTCGTTAGTTCAGCTTGTCGCCGACGACGACATCGAAGTGCTCGAGCAGGATCAGTACCAGGAAACAATCGACACGCCAGAGGGACCGAAGCCGGTCACCTTCTACACGGTGAAGATCCGCCGAGCGACGGAATACGGCTGCACCAAGCTCGCCGCGGTCCCGCTCGAAGAGTTCATGATCCACCCGGATGCCATGACGATCGAGGATAGCCCAATCACTGGCATCAAGACGAAGCGCCGACGCTCCGATCTGGTGGCGATGGGCTATGACCGGGACAAGATCGACAGCCTGTCGCCCACGACCGACGACCTGGAAGAGGAAGCCGAAGAGGCGACCCGCCGCCGCTCTCCCTTCGACGAGCAGGATTCGACTGCTAAGGCGCTGCAGGAAATCGACTATTACGAGCTTTACGTCAGGCTGGACGTCGACGACGACGGGATCGCCGAGCTTCGCCGCATGGTGTTTGCCGGTGGCCTGGCACAGACCAACATGCTCTTCGACGAGGAGTGGGACGACGTTCCGTTCGCCGATCTGATCACAGAGCGCCGGCCGCATCAGCGCGAAGGCAACTCGGTCACCGACGACATGATGGAGATCCAGCGCATCAAGACCGTGCTACTCCGTCAGACGCTGGATAACCTGTACTGGCAGAACAACCAGCAGCCGACGGTCCAAGAGGGCGTCATTCAGAACCCGGAATCGGTACTGAACCCGAAATTCGGTCAGCCGATCCGGGTTTCCCAAGGCGTCGATGTGCGCAGCGCTATTGCCTTCAACACGGTGCCTTTCGTCGCCCAGCAGTCATTCGCGATGCTCGGCTATCTCGACGAAGAGGCGACCGACCGCACGGGGATTTCGGATGCATCGAGCGGCATGGCACCGGACGCCCTGCAGAACATGACGGCCAAAGCCTCGTCGATGATCGAGGCGGCCGGTATCGGGCAGACTGAATTGATGGTGCGCACGTTCGCCCAGGGCCTGAAGCGGGTCTTTGAAGGGCTGCTGAAGCTCACGATCAAGCACCAGGATCAGCCGCGCACCGTGCGCCTGAGAGGGAAGTGGGTGACCTTCGACCCTCGGCACTGGAATGCCGGCATGGACGCGACCGTGAACACCGGGCTCGGCGCAGGCACGCGCGAGCGCGACATGATGATGGTTACGATGATCCAGCAGCTGCAGGAGAAGCTCTTGGCGTCGCTGGGGCCCGTCAACAACCCGTATGTGTCGCCCGACAACCTCTATAACTCGATCGCCAAGACAGTCGAGGCGGCCGGCCTGAAGTCTCCGGACCTGTATTTCACCAAGCCTGATCCGGAGCAGCTGCGGAAGCGCCTCGAGGCCGACGCGAACAAGCCCGACCCGGAGATGCAGAAAGTGCAGATCCAGGCGCAAGCCGACATGGAGAAGGCTAAACTGGACGCTGAGACCGATCGACAGAAGCTGGCCGCTCAGACGCAAGTCGACATGGCGAAGATCCGAATGGAAGGCGACTTGAAGCGCTACCAGATCGACCAGGAAATCGCGCTGAAGCGTGATCAGGCGATGGCGCAAGCGATGGTCGGCCAGCGTATCCCGCAAACACAGATCGGCGGGCAGCCAGGATGA
- a CDS encoding phage terminase large subunit — protein MSVLQIPTAEVFAPLLEPARDKGAWGGRGSGKSHFFAGLLIEDSLAEPGNSGEGLRTICIREVQKDLQQSSKALIERKLAEYRLGEAAGFRIFKDVIETPGDGLMLFKGMQDYTAESIKSLEGFKRAWWEEAQTATANSIKLLRPTMRSPGAQMWWSWNARRKTDPVDVMLRGPEKPTGAIVVNANWRDNPWFTSELEQERADCKRITPDDYDHVWEGGYVTVVQGAYFAKCLTEAKTQGRIGRVAADPLMTLRLFWDLGGRGAKSDATAIWVAQFIGKEIRVLDYYEAQGQPLATHLNWCRSKGYSPDKASMWLPHDGAPINPVADASWETALRAAGYAVTVIPNQGAGAASQRIEAARRLFPAMWFNEDTTQGGRDALGWYHEKRDEERGIGLGPNHDWASHGADAFGLMCVSYKEPSSAKGWDKWQDRKVV, from the coding sequence TTGTCCGTCCTACAGATACCAACGGCTGAGGTCTTCGCGCCTCTCCTCGAGCCTGCTCGTGACAAAGGGGCATGGGGCGGCCGAGGGTCGGGCAAGTCTCACTTCTTCGCCGGCTTGCTCATCGAGGACAGCTTGGCAGAGCCAGGCAACAGCGGCGAAGGGCTGCGCACCATCTGCATTCGTGAAGTCCAGAAGGATCTGCAGCAGTCATCCAAGGCGCTGATTGAACGCAAGCTTGCTGAATACCGCCTGGGCGAGGCCGCTGGCTTCCGCATCTTCAAGGACGTGATCGAGACACCCGGGGATGGCCTCATGCTCTTCAAGGGCATGCAGGACTACACGGCCGAGAGCATCAAGTCGCTGGAGGGCTTCAAGCGGGCATGGTGGGAAGAGGCGCAGACAGCCACGGCGAACTCAATCAAGCTGCTGCGCCCAACCATGCGCAGTCCAGGCGCCCAGATGTGGTGGAGTTGGAACGCAAGGCGGAAGACCGATCCGGTCGACGTCATGCTCCGCGGGCCAGAGAAGCCCACAGGCGCGATCGTCGTCAATGCCAACTGGCGAGACAATCCGTGGTTCACCTCCGAGCTTGAGCAAGAGCGTGCCGACTGTAAGCGCATAACGCCGGATGACTACGATCATGTGTGGGAAGGCGGGTACGTGACGGTTGTACAGGGCGCCTACTTCGCGAAGTGCCTGACGGAGGCAAAAACACAAGGCCGCATCGGTCGGGTTGCCGCCGATCCGCTGATGACGTTGCGGCTCTTCTGGGACTTGGGCGGCCGCGGGGCAAAGTCAGACGCGACCGCAATCTGGGTCGCTCAGTTCATCGGCAAGGAGATCCGGGTCCTTGATTATTACGAGGCGCAGGGACAGCCGTTGGCTACGCATCTCAATTGGTGCCGCTCCAAGGGCTATTCGCCAGACAAGGCGAGTATGTGGCTTCCTCATGATGGAGCGCCGATCAATCCGGTGGCTGACGCATCATGGGAGACTGCACTGAGAGCCGCCGGCTATGCAGTCACCGTTATCCCTAACCAAGGCGCCGGGGCGGCGTCGCAACGCATCGAGGCGGCGCGGCGGCTCTTTCCGGCCATGTGGTTTAACGAAGACACTACGCAAGGCGGCCGCGATGCGTTGGGCTGGTATCACGAGAAGCGGGACGAGGAACGAGGTATCGGCCTCGGCCCCAATCATGACTGGGCGTCACACGGTGCAGACGCTTTCGGCCTGATGTGCGTGTCGTACAAGGAACCGTCTTCAGCCAAGGGCTGGGACAAGTGGCAAGATCGGAAGGTTGTTTGA
- a CDS encoding DUF5309 domain-containing protein has translation MAVITNTFTTSQAVGNREELSDVVSRITPEDTPIYSLIEKGKAVSIHPEWETDELAAPGENIRQEGEEYEFDAITPPVRLGNYTQILRKDWIISNTQEVVSEAGNVQKRKYQKLKKGVEIRKDVEYAIVDTKASVGGSTRVSGSLNTWIVTNVSRGAGGSNGGFNTGSGLTVVPTNGTQRAFTKAILDSVMQQGYQSGANFRHVSVSPYVKSVFVTFMSDANVAPFRYAVSKGGERNTIVATADYYEGPFGTVMIHPNRVQAGAAGLARNAFFIDTDMLSFLWLRKIQEDKDLAKTGDADKGVIIGEGTLKVHNEKGLGVAADLFGLTASS, from the coding sequence ATGGCCGTAATCACCAACACCTTCACGACCAGCCAGGCAGTTGGCAATCGTGAAGAGCTTTCCGACGTGGTGTCCCGCATCACGCCGGAAGACACCCCGATCTACTCGCTGATCGAGAAGGGTAAAGCCGTTTCGATCCATCCCGAGTGGGAAACCGACGAACTCGCCGCGCCGGGCGAAAACATCAGGCAGGAGGGCGAAGAATACGAGTTCGACGCCATCACGCCGCCGGTGCGTCTGGGCAACTACACCCAGATCCTGCGCAAGGACTGGATCATCTCGAACACCCAGGAAGTCGTTTCCGAAGCCGGCAACGTCCAGAAGCGGAAGTATCAGAAGCTCAAGAAGGGCGTCGAGATCCGCAAGGACGTCGAATATGCCATCGTCGACACTAAGGCGTCGGTCGGCGGCAGTACCCGCGTCTCTGGCTCGCTCAACACCTGGATCGTCACCAACGTCTCCCGCGGCGCCGGCGGCTCCAACGGTGGCTTCAACACCGGTAGCGGCCTCACGGTCGTCCCGACCAACGGCACGCAGCGTGCGTTCACTAAGGCCATCTTGGACAGCGTCATGCAGCAGGGCTACCAGAGCGGGGCGAACTTCCGCCACGTCTCGGTCTCGCCTTACGTCAAGAGCGTGTTCGTCACCTTCATGTCCGACGCCAATGTGGCGCCGTTCCGCTATGCGGTCTCCAAGGGCGGCGAGCGCAACACCATCGTTGCCACGGCTGACTACTACGAGGGTCCGTTCGGCACGGTCATGATCCATCCGAACCGCGTCCAGGCTGGCGCTGCCGGCCTCGCGCGCAACGCCTTCTTCATCGACACCGACATGTTGTCCTTCCTCTGGCTCCGCAAGATCCAGGAAGACAAGGATCTCGCCAAGACCGGCGACGCCGACAAGGGCGTGATCATCGGCGAGGGCACCCTCAAGGTCCACAACGAGAAGGGCCTCGGCGTTGCCGCCGACCTCTTCGGCCTCACGGCCTCGAGCTAA
- a CDS encoding MT-A70 family methyltransferase — protein sequence MRLFNWPWGDLEPHTYDFIMSDFAWRYKLRSSKGEAKSAQAHYRCMPLEEIKALPVLDLCLDNALHWMWATNPMLDKAIEVMRAQGFEFKTAGTWLKTTVHGKIGFGTGYILRSSNEPFIIGTRGKPKTTKSVRSGFLGLAREHSRKPDEAYQAAEKLMPNARRLELFSRTDRPGWDHFGDETGKFGEAA from the coding sequence ATGAGGCTCTTCAACTGGCCATGGGGAGACCTCGAGCCCCACACGTACGATTTCATCATGTCCGACTTCGCGTGGCGCTACAAACTGCGCTCGAGCAAGGGCGAAGCTAAGTCAGCGCAGGCGCATTATCGATGCATGCCGCTCGAGGAGATCAAGGCTCTGCCCGTCTTAGATCTCTGCCTCGATAACGCTCTGCACTGGATGTGGGCGACCAACCCCATGCTCGACAAGGCGATCGAGGTCATGCGCGCTCAGGGCTTCGAGTTCAAGACGGCCGGCACATGGCTCAAGACGACCGTTCACGGCAAGATCGGTTTCGGCACTGGCTACATCCTTCGCTCGAGCAACGAGCCCTTTATCATCGGCACTCGAGGCAAGCCCAAAACCACGAAGTCCGTTCGGTCTGGCTTCCTTGGCCTAGCTCGAGAGCATTCCCGAAAACCGGATGAAGCATATCAGGCGGCTGAAAAACTAATGCCCAACGCTCGGCGCCTGGAGCTGTTTTCCCGCACAGATCGACCCGGTTGGGATCACTTCGGCGACGAAACAGGAAAATTCGGAGAGGCCGCATGA
- a CDS encoding DnaB-like helicase C-terminal domain-containing protein, protein MNMHDTTFRRELPNNIEAEQALLGAIFINNDVMDALPSTLDPRHFFEPIHAETFDVMTEQRKAGRLINPVTIKTLISQGMVGDMTVSQYLAHLAINAVSAVNAPHFAAAVMDCAARRACIALGERMEEVAHSPDGDILDQVDTLRGRFEDVMKTLEGEPDTSHEAAETYLQAITSGRNAESNLGVPIPLKELEVVLSDHLFREKRLIGLLSSSGEGKTSLTMQIVYRALDADHPVLILSYDQTREECVAQMAAQNLGTELRRQLDNLLSQDEVEKCYAFARKIFQKPFDVIDCGEKDTVERLCAKAKRFMKKHRNGKTPLIVIDHIRAIKWDGGPADEGTKALTIGQRLKSLAKDNSAAVLVLQQRSGSGLRRDNPRPIPADLYGGEAARQPFDTIFYLYRAELHMNRQLDTAKDTSDAESIRTRFRQTFGAEVEGKAELGCLKLRFGDPRIKKHVRFDEKLTRYVSEAPAVAQERML, encoded by the coding sequence ATGAACATGCACGACACCACCTTTCGCCGCGAACTCCCCAACAACATCGAGGCAGAGCAAGCCCTGCTCGGGGCGATCTTCATCAACAACGACGTGATGGACGCGTTGCCGTCGACACTCGACCCCCGGCATTTCTTCGAGCCGATCCATGCCGAAACATTCGATGTGATGACCGAGCAACGAAAGGCTGGCCGCCTGATCAACCCGGTGACGATCAAGACGCTGATATCGCAAGGTATGGTCGGCGACATGACGGTGTCCCAGTACCTGGCGCACCTCGCCATCAATGCCGTATCGGCTGTCAACGCCCCTCACTTCGCAGCCGCCGTCATGGACTGTGCCGCCCGGCGGGCTTGCATCGCTTTGGGCGAGCGCATGGAAGAGGTGGCCCATTCTCCCGATGGCGACATTCTGGATCAAGTGGACACCCTGCGGGGGCGGTTCGAAGACGTGATGAAGACGTTGGAAGGCGAACCGGACACTAGCCACGAAGCCGCCGAGACATACCTGCAGGCGATCACCAGCGGGCGCAATGCCGAATCCAATCTCGGCGTTCCGATCCCCCTGAAAGAGCTTGAGGTTGTCCTGAGCGATCACCTTTTCCGAGAAAAACGCCTGATCGGGCTCCTGTCGAGCAGCGGCGAGGGCAAGACATCCCTGACGATGCAGATCGTCTACCGCGCCTTGGACGCCGACCACCCTGTTCTCATCCTCAGCTACGACCAGACCCGCGAAGAATGCGTGGCCCAAATGGCAGCGCAGAACCTGGGCACCGAGCTACGGCGCCAGCTGGACAACCTCCTGAGTCAGGATGAGGTGGAGAAGTGCTATGCCTTCGCCCGCAAGATCTTCCAGAAGCCTTTCGACGTCATCGACTGCGGCGAGAAGGACACGGTGGAGCGCCTCTGCGCCAAGGCCAAGCGGTTCATGAAGAAGCACCGCAACGGCAAGACGCCCCTGATCGTCATTGACCATATTCGGGCGATCAAGTGGGACGGGGGCCCAGCAGACGAGGGCACCAAGGCCCTCACGATCGGCCAGCGGCTGAAATCCCTCGCCAAGGACAACAGCGCCGCGGTGCTTGTCTTGCAGCAGCGGTCAGGCTCTGGCCTTCGCCGAGACAACCCCCGGCCTATCCCGGCTGACCTCTACGGCGGCGAGGCTGCCCGCCAGCCGTTCGATACGATCTTCTATCTCTACCGGGCAGAGCTTCACATGAACCGTCAGCTGGATACGGCGAAGGATACGAGCGACGCCGAGTCCATACGCACTCGGTTCCGCCAGACCTTCGGGGCCGAAGTGGAAGGCAAGGCAGAACTCGGTTGCCTGAAACTCCGATTCGGAGATCCCCGCATCAAGAAACATGTCCGCTTCGACGAGAAGCTAACCCGATACGTGTCTGAGGCGCCAGCCGTCGCGCAGGAAAGGATGCTTTGA
- a CDS encoding tail fiber domain-containing protein, producing MGKPKAPTPPDPAKTAAAQTGTNIGTAIANQTLGNVNQVTPDGALTYDQTGTKKWTDPTSGKIYDLPTYTATQTLSAGQQAIKDQTDKASLNLATLASGQSARLNDLLGRPVDLSGAPAAGDPSKIGLPQYTNYITGPNLQTDIGNTGSITKSYDADIDTTRYENALMERMNPQLERSRAALETQLANQGLQPGSEAYNRALDTATRQENDARIGVVLNAGQEQSRLAGLARDKATFENAAQGQNFQQALAAAGFGNDAKQQTFQNANTTTAANNALSDQRFNAQQAQMTAQNNARSQYLNELYAQRNQPINEISSLLSGAQVTGPNFVNAQGVQVPTVDYAGLVNQDYQNRLGAYQTKQAQSGGLIGGLLGFGGQLASLSDKRAKKDIKKVGELKGHGLYEYRYRGKHDDGQRHIGVMAQNVEKKRPDAVSRRPDGLRQVDYGALFSAGRKK from the coding sequence ATGGGCAAGCCCAAAGCACCGACTCCGCCGGACCCCGCTAAGACCGCAGCGGCGCAGACCGGCACCAACATCGGCACGGCAATCGCCAACCAGACGCTGGGCAACGTCAACCAGGTGACGCCCGACGGGGCCCTGACGTACGACCAGACCGGTACGAAGAAATGGACCGACCCGACGAGCGGAAAAATCTACGATCTGCCTACCTATACTGCGACGCAGACGCTTTCGGCTGGCCAGCAGGCGATCAAGGACCAGACCGACAAGGCGTCGCTGAACCTGGCAACTCTGGCGTCTGGCCAGTCCGCACGGCTGAACGATCTGCTCGGACGACCGGTCGATCTATCCGGTGCGCCGGCAGCAGGCGACCCGTCGAAAATCGGGCTGCCGCAGTACACGAACTATATCACCGGCCCGAACCTTCAGACCGATATCGGCAACACCGGCAGCATCACCAAGAGCTACGACGCCGATATCGACACCACGCGCTATGAAAATGCGCTGATGGAGCGGATGAACCCGCAGCTTGAGCGCAGCCGTGCCGCCCTCGAAACGCAGCTGGCGAACCAGGGTCTGCAGCCAGGCTCAGAAGCCTATAATCGCGCCCTCGACACAGCGACGCGCCAGGAGAACGACGCCCGCATCGGCGTTGTCCTCAATGCAGGGCAGGAACAGAGCCGTCTGGCCGGTCTTGCCCGCGACAAAGCGACATTCGAGAACGCGGCTCAGGGGCAGAACTTCCAGCAGGCGCTGGCGGCCGCCGGCTTCGGCAACGATGCGAAGCAGCAGACGTTCCAGAACGCGAACACGACCACCGCGGCGAACAACGCGCTTTCTGACCAGCGGTTCAACGCGCAGCAAGCGCAGATGACCGCCCAGAACAATGCGCGGTCGCAGTATCTCAACGAGCTTTACGCCCAGCGCAACCAGCCGATCAACGAGATTTCAAGCCTGCTTTCCGGCGCGCAGGTCACCGGCCCGAACTTCGTCAATGCGCAGGGTGTCCAGGTGCCGACCGTCGATTACGCGGGTCTGGTCAATCAGGACTATCAGAACCGTCTCGGTGCCTACCAGACGAAACAGGCCCAGTCAGGCGGCCTGATCGGCGGCTTGTTGGGCTTCGGTGGCCAGCTGGCTAGCCTGTCGGACAAGCGCGCAAAGAAGGACATCAAGAAGGTCGGCGAACTCAAGGGGCACGGCCTCTACGAGTACCGCTACAGGGGCAAGCACGACGACGGCCAGCGACATATCGGCGTCATGGCGCAGAACGTTGAGAAGAAGCGCCCGGACGCCGTCTCTCGCCGGCCTGATGGCCTCCGGCAGGTCGACTACGGCGCGCTTTTCTCGGCCGGGAGGAAGAAATGA
- a CDS encoding helix-turn-helix domain-containing protein, giving the protein MNIIPRIQSYTCPCCNGFIGEAAPIEMVVERVPRGQQRAMLDLLAKRIGRTVAKASLISVLFDERPDGGPELVDNVINSQMCRLRKLVESFGWSIVTTGGGRGSEVFYRLIPAEASQ; this is encoded by the coding sequence ATGAACATCATCCCCCGCATACAGTCCTACACGTGCCCATGCTGCAACGGCTTCATCGGTGAAGCTGCTCCGATCGAGATGGTTGTGGAGCGCGTCCCTCGCGGCCAGCAGCGCGCAATGCTCGATCTCCTCGCCAAGCGCATAGGCCGAACCGTGGCCAAGGCTTCGCTGATCTCGGTTCTGTTTGACGAACGACCGGACGGCGGTCCGGAACTCGTCGACAACGTGATCAATTCGCAGATGTGCCGCCTCCGCAAGCTGGTCGAAAGCTTCGGCTGGTCGATCGTGACAACTGGCGGCGGGCGCGGGTCCGAAGTCTTCTATCGCCTCATTCCAGCGGAGGCGAGCCAATGA
- a CDS encoding helix-turn-helix transcriptional regulator translates to MPITIPNWYRNATIIYTKTVFEYETILEYPWNMNMIKDLREVLGMSQQQLAEAAGTSQPQIKRLESGERKLTKEWAERISAHLNVTPEILMFGWPEDDPTVTPAYPSNSDDPFELPNAKIGDKIVGHGRKIPVYGQAVGGVDGEFLMNGTVLFEVMAPPVISHISDAYAVAVSGESMAPRYEDGEVCFIDPRRRVRKGDYVVAQIRVNEHSIPHAYVKKFVRHNSIELVLEQFNPPKELRFPASSVVSVHFIALAGIA, encoded by the coding sequence ATGCCGATAACCATACCAAACTGGTATCGGAATGCAACGATTATTTATACCAAAACGGTTTTTGAATACGAAACCATTCTGGAATATCCTTGGAATATGAATATGATCAAAGACTTACGTGAGGTGCTAGGAATGAGCCAGCAGCAGCTGGCCGAAGCCGCCGGCACTTCACAACCACAGATCAAGCGCCTGGAGTCGGGAGAACGGAAGCTCACCAAGGAGTGGGCCGAGCGCATTTCTGCGCATCTCAACGTCACGCCCGAGATTTTGATGTTCGGCTGGCCCGAGGATGATCCGACCGTAACCCCTGCATACCCTAGTAACTCTGATGACCCGTTTGAGCTTCCCAACGCCAAGATTGGCGATAAGATAGTCGGTCATGGCCGGAAAATTCCGGTGTACGGCCAGGCAGTTGGTGGCGTTGATGGGGAGTTTCTGATGAACGGAACGGTTCTTTTCGAAGTAATGGCGCCTCCGGTCATCTCACATATCAGCGATGCCTATGCGGTAGCCGTCTCCGGCGAGTCCATGGCTCCCCGCTACGAGGACGGCGAAGTCTGTTTCATCGATCCAAGGCGACGGGTCCGAAAGGGCGATTACGTCGTCGCGCAGATCCGCGTCAACGAACACAGCATTCCGCACGCCTACGTGAAGAAGTTCGTGAGGCACAATTCGATCGAACTCGTGCTCGAGCAGTTCAATCCGCCTAAGGAGCTCCGTTTTCCGGCATCGAGCGTGGTCTCAGTGCATTTCATCGCGCTTGCGGGAATAGCTTGA